GGGATCATCAGACTCTTCTCCAGGCTCTACCTCGCTGACTGGTGGGTTTGTTGTCTCCTGTGTTCAGCTCCTGGCTGCATGGTGGGGTCTTCTCCGACTGTGCCAAGCTTCAAACAGCAGCACCCCGAGGACCACCAGGATCAAGCCAGACACACCCAAGCGGATGAGGTTCCCCACTGTGTAGTCTTGGGGTTGATAAGATAGGAATTGTTGGTAAAGAGGTCACAGAAGTCAGGACAGATCAGATCACCCCAGTCCCCTGCGTGTCCACCAGGGTACCTGCATCTCATTGACTGGTTCTGATGCCCTGAGCACAGCCCATAACTGAGAATTTCCCATACTCTGTACTCTTGGAATCTGAGTTGTTTTCCCATCATCCCAGAGGATCAGCTGCTCCAGAGGAATAGAACACTGATAGGATATGAGAGAAAGATGTAAGGTGGCTTAGGTCATCTCTTTTCTAATCTTTAATGGGTCTCTCAAACTAATGGTACCCAATTCAATTCCCCGAGGTGAGCATCTGTGGGGTCTGGTCTTGCATTGCTTTGGAAAGCCAGATGCACACGGGGACCTCAATTTGTCCCGAATGTCAGGACATGAAGGAGTGACGGCTGGATCTCCCTTTTTATTGCTCCACCTCAACTAGCTCCTCATGTCCCTGACTCGGGAACATAATTTCCATGTCACGTTCCTTTCTTATTTCTACCAatcttttcttgtttaaaaaaataaataattggagttcctgccaagatggaggcgtaggtagaaatcCTTCCTTTCCTCGTACAaccagaaggaggaaaacaaccatctaaactcaataaacaaccagaagtgccagaaaatcaaactgcatggaactccaacaaccaaggaattaaagaaacagtcaacaaCAACACCCAGGCCGGTAGGTCGGGTGGACGGAGAGCACCcccagcaaggcagtggaccGTGCAGGCGGgtctggctgaatgggaaactgagactcagagctgactgtgtgACTGTGGACTACGGTGGGGCTCGCTgtggagggagaaactcccagtctcatttgagggttccttggaaagtggggctagaggcAAGCAGGCGAGTTGCATTGCTCCCTcaccggcccctcccccacaggcagcactgcactgcagcaaggagggttgccctaaCCTGGTGGAtgcccaggccccgcccactTACAACCTAGTAGATGCActcagacaaagaaatagggcaaatgaaagaacacagcaaaactctggaaagagagctaagtgatgaggagatagccaacctatctgatggagagtttaaaaccctggtaatcaaaatgctcacacaattgattgagcttggtcaaaaaatgaatttatatggTCCAAGTGGATGAGGGTTTGCAGACCCTGAATGGTGCAGGGACCAGGAAGTAGAGGAGGCTGTGGCTGTGCCTGCCTCTTCATGCCTCCTACAGTCCAATAGATTTCCCCCAAATGTTGGCCCTTCACACTCTTCAGTCTCCTCCCTACACACACCAGCACTGGATGGGCCCTCAGGTGGGGTGAGgcatagagagagagggggactcCTCATCTTCCCCATCTCTTTATGGGGTGGGATTCCCCCTATTGATGACCTCACTGTTTTCCAATCCCTCCCATCCCAGCCCAGAGTATTCCTGGGACAGAGTCTGCTCCCTCAATGGACATGAGGTGGGAGTCCCTCAGGAGCTCCAGggggtcactgtgctgtgacagcaggaagagggaggagctgTGTGAGCTGTAGCACCTGTAGGTCCCATTGCGGCTCCAGGTCACTGGGCTGATGGTGAAGTTGGCCTGAGAGGGGGCAGCTGTGTCCTGCAGATGAAGCTGCCAGGAATGATCGAGCGAATCCTCCTTGTGCAGGAGGAAGGTATCAGCCCTGAACTCAAATTGACACTGCAGGGTCACGTTCACTGCCCAGGACACCAAGGACCCCGGGTGGGCCAAGAGGGAGGGTTTCCTGTATgttgctggggagaggagggctgtgGTGTGCAGAGAGCCGTCCTGCTGTCCCTGCCCTTAGCTCTGAGCTGAGGACCAAGTCCTTCCCCAGGGACGCTGACTGTGACTCTTCTCAGCTCCTCTCAGTGGGCATCCTTTATCTTCACACCACTCACTCccctttctcactccctctcctacattccagcccctctctgcctctaCTCTAGGACCCTCACCTGGACCCCATCACCAACACAGTGACCCTGGGCCAGAGCCCTGAACAGACGGTCAGgacaggggccagggcagggctcctCACCTGTGATCAGGATGTCCAGGGGGGTGCTGGGGGCCGACCACACATAGGAGAGGTTGTGTCCACTGTAGCACCTGTACCGGCCCTCGTGGGTGAGGCTCACAGGGCCCAGGGGGAAGTCGGGGCTGTGCTGCCCGTGGAGGCGCTGGGGGTGTGTTGACCCCTCATCTTTGGTCAGAGCGAATCTGTCAAAGCCAGGCTCTGAGCGACACTGGAGGGTTAGGGTGTCTCCAAGCGACACCagagggcctggctgggctgagAGGGAGGGCTCCCTGTACACACCTGGGGAGAAGGGTTGTTGTTACCCAGGGGACACACACCCACTGCCCACTGGGGCTTCAGGGAGAGCTCTCACATGTCCTTCCCTAAACCTCCTGCCTGTGGTTCTATCCCTAATAAATCCATGTCACCAGCCCCCACAGCACCCAGGGCTTCACTAGGCACAAGTTTTATATCAGATATTTGTAGCACAGGAAAGAATTGAAGCCAAGTGTAGGCCATCTCACCTGGTTTGACCTTGTGTGACCTGGCTTCACTTGGTGTGACCTCGAGGTGCAGagggtcactgggctgtgacaaCACATTAGGGTTGGAGCTGGAGGAACCATAGCATTTGTAGCCCCCTCCCCCGCATGGAGGAGCTCACAGGGCCCACAGGGAAGACAGTCTGCCACCTCCCATCATAGGATCTCCCTTCCAATTTCCTGCGTTGGGGCAACTtaacccctccctccttcagcaGGGAGAAAGGGCCCCTTGAGGAATGTGAGCTGCACAAGAGGGACATGTTCCCTCCTGAGGCCACCACCTGTCCTGAGTGGGCTGAGAGGGAGGGTGTGCTGTGCTCtcctgagggagaaggaggatcTGAGTTTAAGGCGACTGTCACCCCACCTTTCCCAGGTGTGGGCTGTGAGGGGGGAGGCCTTCCTAAAGCCTCACTCTCTTCCCTTCATCCTCTGAGGAGGAGCACACAGTGGGGAGGAGACCTGGGTTCCCCCTTACCTGTCACAACCAGGAACAGGGGCTCACTCCTCTCAGACAGCGAGCCCCCAGTGCTGTATGCACACCGGTACAGCCCTGCGTACTGTGAGCTCATGGACTGAATGAGGAACCCGGTCTTGTTGCTGGAGTCCTTTGAGATCTTCCTATCCACGGGCTGAGAACCCCTGTCTCTATACAGAATGTAACCATTTGCCTGCAGAGACCCCTGACACCAGATGGTCACAGGGCTCCCCTTGCTGACGATGGGGCCTGGGTCAGCCCAGATGGAGGGTTTGGGGAGGACTCCTGGAAAGGAATCAGACATGCAAGATTAGGGGGCGTTCTTGCCTCCTCAATTTTCCCAGTTGTCACTTGAAGGCCCCTCAACACTGGTGTCCACCAGCCCAGACCCACTGTGTGTCCCCCAACTGCCCAGGGGTGTCATTCTACTGATGCAGAAAGCCTGGGGGAGGACTCACCTGCCTGAACCTGGTCCCATGGGCCCTGAAACAGCCCTGGAAGAGAGCCCTTGTGAGATTATCTTTCAACGCACATTGAGAAGCTCCAGGCCTGGTCTGGGCCCCTGAGTGCTGGGGTCAGACCTGGGCTGAGccacttctccttccccttgGAGTCCTGTCCCCATTGAGCCTTCCGATTCCTAGACCTGGGACAGGAGGGgaccctttcttctcttttccccaaAACTCACCAAGACAGAGAAGAGCAATGAAGGTGAGTATCATGACGTGTCTCccagggtccccagtggggcagtTGATGTATGAAGTCCACAGGGCCCAGCCGGACAGACAGACACTGGGTGTGACAAGATCCCAGCTCTGCGTGACAACTCACAGTTTCCTCTGCAGCCACAATCTGTGTTGCCTGAAGGGTGGTTGAGGAGACAGCAGGATCTGGGACCTTTCAGACCACATCTGAGACTCAGCAGACCCCACATGCACTGCCTCCGCCTCATGGGACACCCAAATCCAGAGGGTGACACCTGTTCCAGAACACGAGTGTAGAGGATGCTGGGAAGGACTCAGGAGCAGCCCAATTTCTGTTCCAGTTCTGACTCTGCCTCTTCTGAAAccactgtgaccttgggcaattcaCTTCCTTCTCCTGAGACAATGTAAATGCAAATTTTCTTCCGTCCTTTGTCAATGCCAGTATCTGGCCTATGTTTCCTGAGCAGGTGCCCTGTCCAGGCATGAGTTTCATTAGGGAAGGTGTCCAATTTCCCATGGGCACACCTGAGTTGTTTAGTGACATCAGACAGTGCCATTATTTAGGCAATGGATGAAGTGGGTGTCATCTTGGTAAGtttcagagaaggagaaaaatggagCACAGAGACTCCATATAGGTGGATGTCATGGAGTGTGGGGACCTGCAGGTGAGGGAGGGACCAGGACACACTAGGGGTCAGCACAGGGGGGTGAGAGGACCCTCGACCAGGAAGAGGGTGATTGTTCTAAGAGCCGTGAGTCCCCAGGCTGTGCTGTGCCCTGGTCACAtgcagcctctgctccctgcagggACTCGTGGGTTTGATCTTTCAGGTAACAGAAATCTTTTCAGTAAAGGAATGTGAGCAGGTTGCTCCTTTGAGAAGATACAGCTCTGTGGGAATGGACTGTAGGAGTGAGGAAAGGATGATAAACTGTGATAAAACTCCAGCACTAATGTAACACGGAGCTAAGGAGCTTATCAGTGCTCTCTGTGGTTTATGAGAATTTCTCATGAAACCCAAACAGAAATCTCATAACACAAATACATTTGAAGTTCAGTGAAAGGAGGCGGGAACATTTCCTTGTCATTATCTTGGTCTAGGAGGAGTGCAGAGAGCGTGCTCTGAGCAGATTGGCTCAGGGGGCGCCCCTGACACGCACAGTGTAGCCATGACCCAGGTGTGTGagtctggggaggggaggtgggcgcTGGGAAGGGTCTGGTTTGTAGGGAGGAGCTGGCTCTGCTTGGGATGCAGTTTAGCTCAGCCTGATCTCCAACAACATGGATCATAGGGTGGGGCTCCTTGGCTGTGCTGGAGCGAGGTGGAGGCCTGTGCAAAGGCTTTGTACAGGGAGGGTCTGTGACAGATAAGTTCAGGTGCATTAGAGTAAACCCCTCAGCTGGGAGTTGGGGTCCACAGGAGGCCAGAGAGGGGGCTGATGTGGTTGCACCCGCACAATGTCCTGGGTCTTCATCTGACTGTAACTGTGGAGGGGATCTGGGTCATAGAAAGAGGGGCTCAGGGTCAGAGCTGTGGGTGTGGTCATCATGTGGGGGGAAGAGCTGAGGGCACTTCTGGGCTCGCCTGGGTGGCCTGGGCAGCCAGTGGGGCTGTCTCCAGTCAACCACCCACTGAGGGGCACGTGGTAGGGAGAGGATTACAGCACTGTCACCTGACCCACAGAGGGAACCACCCGCCCTCCTGGCCAagtgtgtggttttgtttcttcctcccacttcctctctctgacttCCTCATTTCTGTGAGTAGGAgaccttctctccatctctcccatcCAGGCCTCTGAGGCGTGTCTTCCTGCTCATCCATCCCCAAGCACTGGGCAGAACAGTAGTTACAGACAATTCACAGGTTTTAAGCTAAGACAAGGGGACACATTATTGACAGTCTGTTGTGAgccagtcacttcccctctcccttttccctctgtgcAGACAAGGGTGGAAGCTCAGCTCTCCTGGGTGTTGTGAGGatcagcagagcctgagacatgAAGAGGCTCCAGCTGTGTCATTTCTGGGGCCTCATTAAGACACGGGCATGAGAGACTTGTGGGAGGAAGGGCTACTTGGCAACTGCATGCGTGTACCCCAAGCCCTCAGGGGGCATCAGAAGCTACAGGGCATCCTTGGTGAATGGCAGGTGAGCCCAGACTTAGGAAACAGGAAGGACACTACTCGTCCTGGATCCTGGACTCACCACACTCAGGAGTGAGGGTGGGAATCCCCCCAGGGGCTGAGCCTGAGCACTGGGCGCTGAGGGCATCTGGCACCTGGTGGGAGTCCCGCCACCCATGAATCTGCCCGGGGACATGAGGCCACTTCTAAGGAAAAAGGATCCAGAGGGAACCATGGCAGCTGACTTGCAATTCTTTTTAATGAGATACTTTACTGAAACATAGAATTGAACCTTTTCAAATACAGAATTCACTAAAATCCAATATACACAGTGTCTAACCACAATTTTATCTGACTTTAATAAGAAATTTGTCCAACACCACACCCATATATATCACAAAGCTGTCAGTGTCCCATCTCTCCTCCTCATCAGCCCCTGACAAGTCCACCTGActtctgtgtctgtgggtgtcCTCATCCTGGACACTCCATACAAACGCAGTCACAGACAATGTGACCTTTTCTGTGTGGCTTCTGTCACTGAGCTGCAGAATGTTGACGTTCACCCACCAGGTAGCAGGTGTCAGTACTTTGCTTTATGGCTTGAAAACCCTCCCGGGTTATGAagacaccacattttgtttatgtgagtgGGATCCAGCATGAAGGGGTGTGTAGATGTGAACCCAACCAGCCACATGGGGCAGCCCCTCATGTCCCAGGGGTGAGAACAGAAGGACCGTCAAGGGGAGTCCATGAGGATGAGGAGGGACAGCCCCACAGTGGGATGGAGGAGGCCTCTTCACAGGAACATGGCTGACATTTCCTGTCCCCGAACCTTGCCTGCCACCTCTGCTCCCCTGGACAAATCagcagtttccccacctgtgatCCACAGTGTCTTTCACCACCTCCTGGGTCATCAGATGAGCTCCATGGGTCCCCATCTCTGATTGGTGCCCTGTCCCCTCTGTGTTTACGTCCTGGCTGCTCCTGAGACCACCAGGACCAATCCAGCCACGCCCTTGTGGGTGAGATTCTCCACGGTGTAGTCTTGTGAGTGGAAGGTTAGGAAATATAGGCAGAAAGGTCACAGAGGTGACCAAAGTCACCCCAGGGTCCAGGATGTCCACTCAGgaaacctccctccctctggcaggAACTGACCCTctgcacccagccccacaactgAGAGAttctcctgctccccactctTGGGGTCTGACTTGTTCTGTGATGGGCTGAGGGTGTCGGCTGCCCCTGAGGATCATGAGATGGGGGTGTGAGTGAGGACTTGGGGAGACCCGAGCCCTCCTCCTGGGGTCTGTGCTCTTGGATGCCCCACCTCTCAGGCTGTAACTTTCACAGGGTTGTGTCATGAGCCCCGACTCCACTCTGCCAGGTCCCTGTCTCCCCATTGGATCATCTCAGCCTGCCTGGGATCTCTGGGTTCAGAATGCATTCTGAGTCACTTCCATAGGTGCTGTGCCCTGGGAGGTCAGGATGAGGGGTGAAAACGGTCTCTATCCAGAAATAAGTAAGAGCTGTGTGCTCTGTGCTTAGTGGGAGGCACAGAACTCATGTCTCATTCCTCTAAAGCTGAGAGACCCCAGGAATTCAACAGCTGGGGACCCAGGGTGCATGGGGGAGAGGCTGGTGTTAGGGGCTCCTGAGTGTCCCATCTGTGGAAAGCCCCCTGGTCCCCTCATTTATTACTGCCTCAGACTCCCCAGAGACAGGGCCCTGGGCTGAGGAGCCCCAGAACTGGCTGCTGGAGGGGGACCAAGCACAGcctgcctttctctgtctccGGGGTTCCCTTTAAAGATACAGCCTGGCCTTCAGGGTCGTTGACCCTGGCTCACAGGCTGCCATCACTTGCTCTGGTTCACAGCCCATCGACATGACCTCAGTGACCATAGTCTCAGAGGACTGACCTGCCACAAGAGCACTTGTCACATCTTCAAAAAGGTCTGACGGGGAAGAATGTCTGGATGTCCCATGGTTGATGGGGGTTCCCGCGGGCTCTTCTGCTGTGTTCTCCTGCTTGGCTGCACCAGCAGGTGCAGGATCAGAGGAAGCTGTGGTGGGCGCTGGAGGGACAGGTGCAGGTGCAGGTGCAGGTGTGGGAGTGGGAGCTGAAGCAATGGCTGGGGCTGTGTTGGAGTGAACTGCTGTGGGTGCTGGCTGCTGGGCGGGGCCTGTAGCTGGGCGGGGCCCGGGGTGGCCACGTTCTTGGTGCCCTGGTGagaaggtggtgggggtgggggtgtcataTTCACCCTGCGGGAgtagcccctcctccaccctcaaaACCTGGTTGAGGAGCCAGGCTGGCAAAACGCACGGGTGTAGGGTGTGGCGAGGCTGTGGGCAAGCTCAGCTCCATAGTGACAGTGTTTGTCCCAGGCTCAGTTACAGGCaaaaagttttcaagtttttatcGTTCAGCATCATTTCCTTTATAAAGCTTTTGAAAGGTGCTTTGATAAATGATACaaaatctcttttatttctgaagagTTTCTCATTATAAATTTGTGCTGTATTTCAACAAAAGTTTTGCATCTGTTGATGTCTTTTTTTTGCTATTACTTTTAATGTTTGAATTCtactgaatgattttttaaaaatatgaaaccgACGTGCATTCCTGGAATGAGATACCTGCCTGGCCGGGATGGATGGCACAGTTTATGCCGTGATGCATCTTGCTGAGATTGTGTTCAGGACTCTGCACTGATTCACGAGAGAGAGCTTCCTGTGAGGCTCCCTCTATGTAGCTCCCTCGTTTGGTTTGGCCATCAAGTTACTTCTGGCCTGATAAACTGTGGTGGCAGATgtgccttcctcctttcctctgagGAGAGGCTTGTGTAAGGCTGTTGTGTGTATGTTCCTGTCTCTGTGCATGTCCACGTGTGTATTTCTGTGTTTCATGCATGCATGAGTGCTGTGAAGCATTTGCCTGGGAAGCTTTTCAGACTCTGAGTTCACGTTGCAGGAACATCTTTAATTACAAATGGAATGTAGTTAATACACAGGACAGCACAGTTTCACATTCCCCCCACACACGAGTGAAGTCACACGGCCCTTGTGCTGTGTGGTCTGACTTGTCCCACGTAGCATGATGCTCTCACGATACATTCGTGGCTCTGCCCTGTCTGTATCTCATCTCTCTGTGGCTGTGCAACACTCCCTTGTACAGGTCGCCACACCTGCATCTCAGCACATGGGGAAGGACACTAGGTGGTCTCTggtctttgcctttttcttctctgagatgTTCATTCACGGTTGTAAATTTTCCAGTGTGTAGGATGGACGTGTGAGATTTACATTATCAGTCATGGAAAgcattctctcccttccatttTTGTTCTGAATTGACACACTGATTCTGGAGAAGTCTGTTGCTTTGATTCCAAAGTGTAGGGGTATTACTTATCTGAGATTGCAGAATCAGGGGACTCCCAGAAGGTCCCAGAGGCTGTCGGGGGTCCATGTAAGGTCACCAGGCTGGCTGGGCCCATAGTGAGTGTCCTTTTGGCAGCTCCTGTACCTTCTGGGGTCCCTGCAAGCACCCCTAGAGTGTAGGATCAGGGT
The sequence above is drawn from the Desmodus rotundus isolate HL8 chromosome 12, HLdesRot8A.1, whole genome shotgun sequence genome and encodes:
- the LOC128779640 gene encoding leukocyte immunoglobulin-like receptor subfamily A member 5 isoform X2, whose amino-acid sequence is MILTFIALLCLGVLPKPSIWADPGPIVSKGSPVTIWCQGSLQANGYILYRDRGSQPVDRKISKDSSNKTGFLIQSMSSQYAGLYRCAYSTGGSLSERSEPLFLVVTGVYREPSLSAQPGPLVSLGDTLTLQCRSEPGFDRFALTKDEGSTHPQRLHGQHSPDFPLGPVSLTHEGRYRCYSGHNLSYVWSAPSTPLDILITDYTVGNLIRLGVSGLILVVLGVLLFEAWHSRRRPHHAARS
- the LOC128779640 gene encoding leukocyte immunoglobulin-like receptor subfamily A member 5 isoform X1 produces the protein MILTFIALLCLGLFQGPWDQVQAGVLPKPSIWADPGPIVSKGSPVTIWCQGSLQANGYILYRDRGSQPVDRKISKDSSNKTGFLIQSMSSQYAGLYRCAYSTGGSLSERSEPLFLVVTGVYREPSLSAQPGPLVSLGDTLTLQCRSEPGFDRFALTKDEGSTHPQRLHGQHSPDFPLGPVSLTHEGRYRCYSGHNLSYVWSAPSTPLDILITDYTVGNLIRLGVSGLILVVLGVLLFEAWHSRRRPHHAARS